A genomic window from Silene latifolia isolate original U9 population chromosome 11, ASM4854445v1, whole genome shotgun sequence includes:
- the LOC141614771 gene encoding uncharacterized protein LOC141614771, with amino-acid sequence MGNYASCTLGGAHEKHKRAARVIFPSGEIKQFNQPTKAAELMLEIPNYFLVNSTSLQMGRRITALNADEDLEIGDVYVMLSMQRVNSFVTAADMAALYLAAKRGSGGRAGKVRVVPACGGEC; translated from the coding sequence ATGGGAAATTACGCATCGTGTACATTAGGAGGAGCACACGAAAAACACAAGAGAGCGGCAAGAGTAATATTTCCATCAGGGGAAATCAAGCAATTTAATCAACCTACAAAAGCAGCAGAGCTCATGTTAGAAATTCCGAATTATTTCTTAGTAAATTCCACGTCATTGCAAATGGGGAGAAGAATTACCGCGTTAAATGCTGACGAGGATCTCGAGATTGGTGACGTGTATGTCATGTTATCCATGCAAAGGGTAAATTCTTTTGTTACTGCTGCTGACATGGCAGCTCTTTACCTAGCTGCTAAGCGTGGTAGTGGTGGTAGGGCCGGTAAGGTGAGGGTGGTCCCGGCGTGTGGTGGTGAATGTTGA
- the LOC141612494 gene encoding uncharacterized protein LOC141612494 — protein sequence MSATEDVKEVVGNVESMPSSENQEATMKKKYGGIIPKKPPLISKDHERAYFDSADWALGKQGKEKPKGPLEALRPKLQPTQQQTRYRKSHYAPSEGEDGGSAPSEEPTVADQ from the exons ATGTCAGCAACAGAAGATGTTAAGGAAGTTGTTGGAAATGTTGAGTCAATGCCATCTTCTGAAAATCAG GAAGCAACAATGAAGAAAAAGTATGGAGGAATTATTCCTAAGAAACCACCACTAATTTCCAAG GATCATGAAAGGGCTTACTTTGATTCAGCTGATTGGGCTCTGGGAAAG CAAGGTAAAGAGAAGCCGAAAGGACCGCTTGAGGCTCTTCGGCCTAAGTTGCAG CCCACTCAGCAACAAACACGATACAGGAAGTCACATTATGCTCCATCAGAAGGCGAAG ATGGTGGAAGTGCTCCCTCTGAGGAACCTACTGTTGCTGATCAATGA